A part of Amphiprion ocellaris isolate individual 3 ecotype Okinawa chromosome 16, ASM2253959v1, whole genome shotgun sequence genomic DNA contains:
- the LOC111584963 gene encoding uncharacterized protein LOC111584963 isoform X1: MACYYIVISSTHLRDGQLRSIKGVFRGPIGAGGQRNTEEGDSRFYCELCDKQYVRQQQYENHINSYDHHHKQRLKELKQREFYRALACRRQRRRREEKREERALRKLHQHEERRTGDCAPGSGPMFRSTTVAVDPADQSRPDWTDVGSLGTKPPTQLIQPFLPLETSLQWAYDQVDTGTSATPAADILNKRHLTPTNTELFNKLPWARLNGPRTPGKAHPEAPSVPCRVRPVSFSLPKRSCVLLHQSAAVFIQERAKNLADKPADQQQLKSPVCADVDTASRWDTGNRCEDGKAEKAAAGLSGTGAQVALCNGDDNATVSRNQAQLSLHNDNRSPAQDGAEAPEDNQTPDSEPEKTQTEPEVSSPAPPSRPKEPFCRVLSRDGGRVLLWPTEMVSYTKTSPSVSYSVNPLLYDFRAHNKAREGNKGGLERIKPSVIKQPGCQRRQEDSQGGREVRRDERKGEDEGGQPGNPVELVARCSAGDASPDESALKFASAECHRAPTPGLQKPAVKRRRRRRKRRGGVRRGMRKRGRRKRREDRKDLERGRRIISSLCASQMFEGKVEERWKREGKEERREKGLLSNLAAHRLVGGREKRMRGEERRIRGDQTEQERAGRNDEKRGELLSNLPVNRCNRCNQLCLQVKREASQHQSQQSASGWGQGLGKLLCRGAACGPVISPIPGSVIATPRCPAITPDPAQNEGGTEEEEQRNPRKIKAAEEAEEDVCDPTISEPEIRLIPKAGAEAVCDPAIRLVPACAQRQTTPAGGGAPASDPHCSAQNAETDTNLDRDSCKRKRSSEEAMPRKKRKRGRRPTRRGGEACRCRELNGTLSDDSVCRTNSEDGEETEKEERSQDDDSGDNHNLADNKPTCSGETSELSPPCSTEDAPTDSDCRCSNEHTNETKPQQQTRHELCKPLPAVCSDCNHCGGKSGGEEGRRVRQEEAPRRKEADPEHLYPEKKPRFPRRLPPPCLPLHAPLLLPPSLSSPSSSSSSFSFHHTIIQHHLSLLPPPSHLHIPSYPHLLPSFSPHLSPLALNPPPPPPPPSFYASSPIPLLDVPGPYPAFHPVQSHHPSLYPPPHPAVLPLQVLF, from the exons GAGGAGGGAGACTCGAGGTTTTACTGCGAGCTCTGCGATAAACAGTACGTCCGACAGCAGCAGTACGAAAACCACATCAACTCCTACGACCACCATCACAAGCAG CGGCTGAAGGAGCTGAAGCAGAGGGAGTTCTACCGAGCGTTGGCCtgcaggaggcagaggaggcGACGGGAGGAGAAACGAGAGGAGAGAGCACTGAGGAAACTCCATCAGCATGAGGAGAGGAGGACTGGAGACTG tgctCCAGGTTCTGGTCCGATGTTCAGGTCCACCACGGTGGCCGTGGACCCGGCCGATCAGTCCAGACCCGACTGGACGGACGTCGGCTCGCTGGGAACGA AACCTCCGACCCAGCTCATCCAGCCCTTCCTTCCCCTGGAGACAAGCCTCCAGTGGGCCTACGACCAGGTGGACACCGGTACCTCTGCGACGCCCGCCGCAGACATCCTCAACAAGCGCCACCTGACGCCGACCAACACCGAACTCTTCAACAAGCTGCCCTGGGCTCGTCTGAATGGCCCCAGAACTCCTGGTAAAGCCCATCCCGAGGCGCCGTCCGTCCCCTGCAGGGTCAGACCGGTTTCCTTCTCGCTGCCCAAGCGGAGCTGCGTCCTGCTGCACCAGTCGGCCGCCGTCTTCATCCAGGAACGGGCCAAGAACCTGGCCGACAAACCGGCggatcagcagcagctcaaatCTCCGGTTTGTGCCGATGTGGACACTGCGAGCCGCTGGGATACTGGAAACCGGTGCGAGGACGGTAAAGCCGAGAAGGCAGCTGCAGGACTCTCTGGGACCGGAGCCCAGGTCGCTTTATGCAATGGAGATGATAACGCCACCGTCAGCAGGAACCAAGCCCAGCTCTCCTTACATAACGACAACAGGAGTCCAGCCCAAGACGGTGCCGAAGCACCAGAAGACAATCAGACGCCCGATTCTGAGCCAGAAAAGACTCAAACGGAGCCCGAAGTTTCATCTCCCGCCCCTCCAAGTCGACCCAAAGAGCCGTTCTGCCGAGTCCTGAGCCGAGACGGTGGCCGGGTTCTGCTGTGGCCGACGGAGATGGTCAGCTACACCAAGACGTCGCCCTCCGTCTCCTACAGCGTCAACCCTCTACTGTACGACTTCAGAGCACACAACAAGGCCAGGGAGGGAAATAAAGGAGGGCTGGAGAGAATAAAGCCATCTGTGATCAAACAACCCGGCTGCCAACGGAGGCAGGAAGATTcgcagggaggcagggaggtgAGGAGAGATGAAAGGAAAGGGGAGGATGAAGGAGGACAGCCGGGAAATCCTGTGGAACTCGTAGCCCGTTGTAGCGCCGGCGACGCATCTCCGGATGAAAGCGCTTTAAAATTCGCTTCCGCTGAATGCCACCGAGCGCCGACGCCGGGCCTTCAGAAACCAGctgtgaagaggaggaggaggaggaggaagaggaggggaggcGTGAGGAGGGGGAtgaggaagagggggagaagGAAAAGGCGAGAAGATAGAAAGGACCTGGAGAGGGGAAGGAGGATAATAAGCAGCCTTTGTGCGAGTCAGATGTTTGAAGGGAAAGTGGAGGAGAGGTGGAAGCGAGAGggcaaagaggagaggagggaaaaagggCTATTAAGCAATCTGGCGGCACATCGGCTGGTGGGAGGCAGAGAAAAGAGgatgagaggagaagagaggaggataaGGGGAGATCAGACGGAGCAGGAGAGGGCAGGTAGAAATGACGAGAAGAGGGGAGAGCTATTAAGTAATCTTCCCGTGAATCGGTGTAATCGCTGTAACCAGCTGTGTCTGCAGGTGAAAAGGGAGGCCAGCCAGCATCAATCCCAGCAATCAGCCTCCGGGTGGGGCCAGGGGCTCGGAAAGCTCCTCTGCAGGGGTGCAGCATGTGGCCCAGTGATTAGCCCCATCCCCGGGTCTGTTATAGCGACGCCACGCTGTCCTGCAATTACACCCGACCCAGCTCAGAATGAAGGGGggacagaggaagaggagcagaggaACCCAAGGAAGATAAAAGCCGCCGAGGAGGCCGAAGAAGACGTGTGTGACCCGACGATTAGCGAGCCGGAGATTCGACTCATTCCCAAAGCTGGCGCTGAAGCAGTGTGCGATCCAGCGATTAGACTCGTCCCTGCATGTGctcaaagacaaacaacaccTGCAGGAGGCGGCGCCCCGGCGTCGGACCCACACTGCTCTGCACAAAACGCCGAAACCGACACGAACCTCGACAGAGATTCCTgcaagaggaagaggagctCGGAGGAGGCGATGCCGAGGAAGAAACGGAAACGAGGGAGGAGGCCAACGAGGAGAGGCGGCGAGGCCTGTCGGTGTCGGGAGCTCAACGGGACGCTGTCGGACGACTCGGTTTGCAGGACGAACTCCGAGGACGGCGAGGAAACggaaaaagaggagaggagtCAGGACGACGACTCTGGAGACAATCACAACCTGGCCGACAACAAACCGACCTGCAGTGGCGAGACGTCCGAACTCTCTCCTCCCTGTAGCACTGAAGACGCACCGACAGACTCAGACTGTCGCTGCAGCAACGAGCACACGAACGAAACCAAACCGCAGCAACAAACCCGACACGAACTCTGCAAACCTCTCCCCGCCGTTTGTTCTGATTGTAATCACTGTGGAGGCAAAAGCGGAGgcgaggaggggaggagggtgaGGCAGGAGGAGGCGCCGAGGAGGAAGGAGGCCGACCCCGAGCACCTCTACCCGGAGAAGAAGCCTCGCTTCCCCCGCCGCCTCCCTCcaccctgcctccccctccacGCTCCCCTCCTCCTGCCGCCGTcgctctcctccccctcctcctcgtcctcctccttctccttccatCACACCATCATCCAGCATCACCTGTCGCTCCTCCCGCCTCCATCTCACCTCCACATCCCTTCATACCCTCACCTCCTGCCCTCCTTCTCCCCTCACCTCTCCCCCCTCGCTCTGaatccaccacctcctccacctcctccatccttcTACGCCTCCTCCCCCATCCCTCTCCTGGACGTCCCCGGTCCTTACCCAGCGTTCCACCCGGTCCAGAGCCACCATCCCTCCCTTTACCCTCCTCCTCACCCGGCAGTCCTCCCCTTACAGGTTTTGTtctga
- the LOC111584963 gene encoding uncharacterized protein LOC111584963 isoform X2 codes for MRRGGLETEPPTQLIQPFLPLETSLQWAYDQVDTGTSATPAADILNKRHLTPTNTELFNKLPWARLNGPRTPGKAHPEAPSVPCRVRPVSFSLPKRSCVLLHQSAAVFIQERAKNLADKPADQQQLKSPVCADVDTASRWDTGNRCEDGKAEKAAAGLSGTGAQVALCNGDDNATVSRNQAQLSLHNDNRSPAQDGAEAPEDNQTPDSEPEKTQTEPEVSSPAPPSRPKEPFCRVLSRDGGRVLLWPTEMVSYTKTSPSVSYSVNPLLYDFRAHNKAREGNKGGLERIKPSVIKQPGCQRRQEDSQGGREVRRDERKGEDEGGQPGNPVELVARCSAGDASPDESALKFASAECHRAPTPGLQKPAVKRRRRRRKRRGGVRRGMRKRGRRKRREDRKDLERGRRIISSLCASQMFEGKVEERWKREGKEERREKGLLSNLAAHRLVGGREKRMRGEERRIRGDQTEQERAGRNDEKRGELLSNLPVNRCNRCNQLCLQVKREASQHQSQQSASGWGQGLGKLLCRGAACGPVISPIPGSVIATPRCPAITPDPAQNEGGTEEEEQRNPRKIKAAEEAEEDVCDPTISEPEIRLIPKAGAEAVCDPAIRLVPACAQRQTTPAGGGAPASDPHCSAQNAETDTNLDRDSCKRKRSSEEAMPRKKRKRGRRPTRRGGEACRCRELNGTLSDDSVCRTNSEDGEETEKEERSQDDDSGDNHNLADNKPTCSGETSELSPPCSTEDAPTDSDCRCSNEHTNETKPQQQTRHELCKPLPAVCSDCNHCGGKSGGEEGRRVRQEEAPRRKEADPEHLYPEKKPRFPRRLPPPCLPLHAPLLLPPSLSSPSSSSSSFSFHHTIIQHHLSLLPPPSHLHIPSYPHLLPSFSPHLSPLALNPPPPPPPPSFYASSPIPLLDVPGPYPAFHPVQSHHPSLYPPPHPAVLPLQVLF; via the exons ATGAGGAGAGGAGGACTGGAGACTG AACCTCCGACCCAGCTCATCCAGCCCTTCCTTCCCCTGGAGACAAGCCTCCAGTGGGCCTACGACCAGGTGGACACCGGTACCTCTGCGACGCCCGCCGCAGACATCCTCAACAAGCGCCACCTGACGCCGACCAACACCGAACTCTTCAACAAGCTGCCCTGGGCTCGTCTGAATGGCCCCAGAACTCCTGGTAAAGCCCATCCCGAGGCGCCGTCCGTCCCCTGCAGGGTCAGACCGGTTTCCTTCTCGCTGCCCAAGCGGAGCTGCGTCCTGCTGCACCAGTCGGCCGCCGTCTTCATCCAGGAACGGGCCAAGAACCTGGCCGACAAACCGGCggatcagcagcagctcaaatCTCCGGTTTGTGCCGATGTGGACACTGCGAGCCGCTGGGATACTGGAAACCGGTGCGAGGACGGTAAAGCCGAGAAGGCAGCTGCAGGACTCTCTGGGACCGGAGCCCAGGTCGCTTTATGCAATGGAGATGATAACGCCACCGTCAGCAGGAACCAAGCCCAGCTCTCCTTACATAACGACAACAGGAGTCCAGCCCAAGACGGTGCCGAAGCACCAGAAGACAATCAGACGCCCGATTCTGAGCCAGAAAAGACTCAAACGGAGCCCGAAGTTTCATCTCCCGCCCCTCCAAGTCGACCCAAAGAGCCGTTCTGCCGAGTCCTGAGCCGAGACGGTGGCCGGGTTCTGCTGTGGCCGACGGAGATGGTCAGCTACACCAAGACGTCGCCCTCCGTCTCCTACAGCGTCAACCCTCTACTGTACGACTTCAGAGCACACAACAAGGCCAGGGAGGGAAATAAAGGAGGGCTGGAGAGAATAAAGCCATCTGTGATCAAACAACCCGGCTGCCAACGGAGGCAGGAAGATTcgcagggaggcagggaggtgAGGAGAGATGAAAGGAAAGGGGAGGATGAAGGAGGACAGCCGGGAAATCCTGTGGAACTCGTAGCCCGTTGTAGCGCCGGCGACGCATCTCCGGATGAAAGCGCTTTAAAATTCGCTTCCGCTGAATGCCACCGAGCGCCGACGCCGGGCCTTCAGAAACCAGctgtgaagaggaggaggaggaggaggaagaggaggggaggcGTGAGGAGGGGGAtgaggaagagggggagaagGAAAAGGCGAGAAGATAGAAAGGACCTGGAGAGGGGAAGGAGGATAATAAGCAGCCTTTGTGCGAGTCAGATGTTTGAAGGGAAAGTGGAGGAGAGGTGGAAGCGAGAGggcaaagaggagaggagggaaaaagggCTATTAAGCAATCTGGCGGCACATCGGCTGGTGGGAGGCAGAGAAAAGAGgatgagaggagaagagaggaggataaGGGGAGATCAGACGGAGCAGGAGAGGGCAGGTAGAAATGACGAGAAGAGGGGAGAGCTATTAAGTAATCTTCCCGTGAATCGGTGTAATCGCTGTAACCAGCTGTGTCTGCAGGTGAAAAGGGAGGCCAGCCAGCATCAATCCCAGCAATCAGCCTCCGGGTGGGGCCAGGGGCTCGGAAAGCTCCTCTGCAGGGGTGCAGCATGTGGCCCAGTGATTAGCCCCATCCCCGGGTCTGTTATAGCGACGCCACGCTGTCCTGCAATTACACCCGACCCAGCTCAGAATGAAGGGGggacagaggaagaggagcagaggaACCCAAGGAAGATAAAAGCCGCCGAGGAGGCCGAAGAAGACGTGTGTGACCCGACGATTAGCGAGCCGGAGATTCGACTCATTCCCAAAGCTGGCGCTGAAGCAGTGTGCGATCCAGCGATTAGACTCGTCCCTGCATGTGctcaaagacaaacaacaccTGCAGGAGGCGGCGCCCCGGCGTCGGACCCACACTGCTCTGCACAAAACGCCGAAACCGACACGAACCTCGACAGAGATTCCTgcaagaggaagaggagctCGGAGGAGGCGATGCCGAGGAAGAAACGGAAACGAGGGAGGAGGCCAACGAGGAGAGGCGGCGAGGCCTGTCGGTGTCGGGAGCTCAACGGGACGCTGTCGGACGACTCGGTTTGCAGGACGAACTCCGAGGACGGCGAGGAAACggaaaaagaggagaggagtCAGGACGACGACTCTGGAGACAATCACAACCTGGCCGACAACAAACCGACCTGCAGTGGCGAGACGTCCGAACTCTCTCCTCCCTGTAGCACTGAAGACGCACCGACAGACTCAGACTGTCGCTGCAGCAACGAGCACACGAACGAAACCAAACCGCAGCAACAAACCCGACACGAACTCTGCAAACCTCTCCCCGCCGTTTGTTCTGATTGTAATCACTGTGGAGGCAAAAGCGGAGgcgaggaggggaggagggtgaGGCAGGAGGAGGCGCCGAGGAGGAAGGAGGCCGACCCCGAGCACCTCTACCCGGAGAAGAAGCCTCGCTTCCCCCGCCGCCTCCCTCcaccctgcctccccctccacGCTCCCCTCCTCCTGCCGCCGTcgctctcctccccctcctcctcgtcctcctccttctccttccatCACACCATCATCCAGCATCACCTGTCGCTCCTCCCGCCTCCATCTCACCTCCACATCCCTTCATACCCTCACCTCCTGCCCTCCTTCTCCCCTCACCTCTCCCCCCTCGCTCTGaatccaccacctcctccacctcctccatccttcTACGCCTCCTCCCCCATCCCTCTCCTGGACGTCCCCGGTCCTTACCCAGCGTTCCACCCGGTCCAGAGCCACCATCCCTCCCTTTACCCTCCTCCTCACCCGGCAGTCCTCCCCTTACAGGTTTTGTtctga